From a single Mycosarcoma maydis chromosome 14, whole genome shotgun sequence genomic region:
- a CDS encoding uncharacterized protein (related to Sel-1 homolog precursor) encodes MAASDRLSQHHCKTLLVLLIAACLLSVVRTAHQEQAPFYEPYPSKAATNFTPQEAYEEALHLLRTTIKTKSPRTKGSKFKPSTSETPSSQQKDGTTPLKASKGANLFHAVRALRRGLHNAFDAAHEAASSDAAIGAKVRSVGLSSSASAHQWQGPPIGASRYESQWPSAAPLPLWPDWESLPDGATPVNPTDSIWESVMFGPFNTESQASLDITLSSAEENSPDEDTSVRDQAISLLTRAGWGRESVNWNYEAYSSAARNGSSLLRDSFDGTFTTSTSGTDRSSALSDALWVLGEHSLWGTHGSRPNLARARACYQRLADLGHDQFGKSMAGNASAHARLAFLEGSGWESTIRGDWKPLSNEISTWPSFTASPTFDHVRSAWGNRRQLFAQLKSDDGQRQAKAILHYTIAANAGHAPSQMALGFRYKAGIGVAPSCWNALELYEKAAEDAYRRFQAGPPGGLTLPYTKIRISDLDGGAYGPGASVASTGYAVFKPAVQAALNRQPGSARDPSALEDLLEYHIYLAEHGDVRSSLFMAQVYYHGSIYSSGEAAGAVRRDYRRSLTWLMRVAKEVWPRKAGSVGRGGPTGYTAKQGDQGEDVQLKVEDSLLAHAGSAAGMIGRMYLRGEGVQQDFVRAWVWFSRGKDTGDAESYNGLGMMLRDGLGVTVDIGSATSYFEAAAKVRHSGANINLAKIHMEMGDLDSAGKCLTIASLGDGRFEAVYLLAKVNAQLARKEQSGDICRKALSGFKHTAEHGDWSTRISHKAEHAWRRGQRQKALLGWALAGELGYESAQNNVAYLLDRANSRIRILDVSNDGQQQANFTDRLALVHWTRSAAQSNVDAMVKMGDYYFHGIGTGNPGQPAYEKAAACYSAAADKGVSALAYWNLGWMYENGIGVARQDFHLAKRYYDTAVETNVEAYLPVTLSLIKLHIRAAWAAIFRSESSQSAISLLSSYATSDTGNVAYTEAEEQAAAKRKQAEEKQQRIAEDQGGGYGDPNEPETWAARQDETDEDLDDMIESGLLILALGGLAYLAYVRQNVQLQLRRERRQQGQTPQQQQEDDQPQRQAAAHQPNPWAPLGNEPNAAANFLAGL; translated from the coding sequence ATGGCAGCCTCAGACCGACTTTCGCAGCATCACTGCAAGACGCTCTTGGTCCTTTTGATAGCAGCTTGTTTACTATCCGTGGTGAGAACGGCGCACCAAGAGCAGGCACCCTTCTATGAACCATACCCTTCCAAAGCAGCGACAAACTTTACGCCGCAAGAAGCATACGAAGAGGCTCTTCACCTGCTTCGTACCACGATCAAGACCAAGTCTCCTCGCACCAAAGGCAGCAAATTCAAACCCAGCACCTCCGAAACGCCCTCTTCGCAGCAAAAGGATGGCACGACTCCATTGAAAGCATCGAAAGGTGCGAATCTCTTCCACGCTGTTCGCGCATTGCGTCGCGGGTTGCACAACGCTTTCGATGCCGCTCACGAAGCCGCTTCGTCAGATGCAGCAATCGGCGCCAAGGTCAGAAGCGTGGGCTTGTCAAGCAGCGCTAGCGCTCATCAATGGCAGGGTCCACCGATTGGCGCTTCTCGTTACGAATCGCAGTGGCCCAGTGCCGCCCCCTTACCGTTGTGGCCAGACTGGGAGAGCTTGCCAGACGGAGCGACTCCGGTCAATCCTACGGATAGCATATGGGAGAGTGTCATGTTTGGGCCATTCAATACCGAGAGCCAGGCGTCACTCGACATCACCTTGTCATCTGCCGAAGAGAATAGCCCAGACGAGGACACAAGTGTCAGAGACCAGGcaatctcgctgctcaccaGGGCAGGCTGGGGCCGCGAATCAGTCAACTGGAATTACGAAGCGTACTCCTCGGCAGCCCGCAACGGCTCGAGTCTTCTTCGAGACAGCTTTGATGGAACGTTCACTACGAGCACTTCTGGAACTGACCGCTCATCGGCACTGTCAGATGCCTTGTGGGTGCTAGGAGAACACTCGTTGTGGGGCACACATGGAAGTCGACCCAATCTCGCGCGCGCTCGTGCATGTTATCAACGCCTCGCTGATCTCGGCCACGATCAGTTCGGAAAGTCGATGGCCGGTAATGCCAGTGCACATGCTCGGCTAGCCTTTCTCGAAGGCAGCGGCTGGGAGTCAACCATCCGAGGAGACTGGAAACCCCTTTCAAATGAGATCAGCACTTGGCCCTCTTTCACCGCTTCGCCAACATTTGACCATGTGCGCTCGGCATGGGGAAACAGACGCCAGCTCTTTGCACAGCTCAAGAGCGACGATGGACAACGGCAAGCCAAAGCGATTCTACACTATACCATCGCTGCCAATGCTGGTCATGCTCCATCGCAGATGGCGCTCGGATTTCGTTACAAAGCAGGGATTGGCGTAGCGCCTTCCTGCTGGAACGCCCTCGAGCTCTATGAAAAGGCTGCCGAAGACGCGTACAGACGTTTTCAGGCAGGTCCGCCAGGTGGACTTACACTGCCGTATACAAAGATCCGTATTTCGGATCTGGACGGTGGGGCTTACGGACCTGGCGCATCCGTAGCTTCGACCGGTTATGCAGTCTTTAAACCTGCAGTACAGGCCGCGCTCAATCGCCAGCCTGGATCTGCCCGCGATCCCTCCGCGCTTGAAGACCTGCTAGAGTATCACATTTATCTGGCCGAGCACGGCGATGTGAGGAGCTCGCTTTTCATGGCCCAAGTCTACTACCACGGCAGCATCTATTCGTCGGGCGAGGCTGCAGGTGCGGTGCGTCGCGACTACCGTCGTTCCTTGACATGGCTTATGCGAGTTGCCAAGGAGGTGTGGCCTCGCAAAGCAGGCTCAGTGGGTCGCGGCGGGCCGACTGGCTACACAGCCAAACAGGGAGACCAGGGCGAAGATGTGCAACTCAAGGTGGAAGACAGCTTGCTAGCACACGCCGGCTCTGCGGCTGGCATGATCGGACGAATGTACTTGAGAGGCGAAGGCGTTCAGCAAGACTTTGTTCGAGCCTGGGTTTGGTTCTCCCGCGGCAAGGATACCGGCGATGCCGAGTCGTACAACGGCCTCGGTATGATGCTGCGTGACGGCCTTGGAGTAACTGTCGACATTGGTTCCGCCACGAGCTACTTTGAGGCCGCAGCCAAGGTGCGACATAGTGGTGCCAACATCAATCTGGCCAAGATTCACATGGAGATGGGCGACCTTGACAGTGCAGGCAAATGCCTGACCATTGCCTCGTTGGGTGATGGTCGCTTCGAGGCAGTTTACTTGTTGGCCAAGGTCAACGCTCAATTAGCACGCAAGGAGCAATCAGGCGACATTTGCCGCAAAGCGCTTTCCGGATTCAAGCATACGGCAGAGCATGGTGATTGGTCCACGCGCATCTCGCACAAAGCTGAACATGCTTGGCGGCGCGGCCAACGACAAAAGGCACTGCTCGGATGGGCGCTGGCGGGCGAGCTGGGCTACGAATCGGCTCAGAACAACGTCGCCTACCTGCTTGATCGAGCCAATTCTCGAATTCGCATACTGGATGTGTCGAACGATGGCCAACAGCAGGCCAACTTCACCGACCGCCTCGCGCTGGTGCACTGGACACGATCGGCGGCGCAAAGCAATGTGGATGCGATGGTCAAGATGGGCGACTATTACTTCCACGGTATTGGTACAGGCAACCCAGGCCAGCCAGCATATGAAAAGGCGGCAGCTTGTTATTCGGCCGCTGCCGACAAGGGCGTCTCGGCTCTGGCGTACTGGAACCTGGGCTGGATGTATGAGAACGGTATCGGCGTCGCCAGACAAGACTTTCACCTTGCTAAACGTTACTACGACACGGCGGTGGAGACCAATGTCGAAGCGTATCTGCCTGTAACGTTGAGCTTAATCAAACTGCACATTCGTGCCGCATGGGCTGCTATCTTTCGATCCGAGTCCAGCCAAAGCGCCATCTCACTACTCTCGTCGTACGCAACTTCCGATACAGGCAATGTCGCCTATacggaagcggaagagcaagcagccgCGAAGCGCAAACAGGCTgaggagaagcagcagagaATAGCGGAAGACCAGGGTGGCGGCTACGGCGATCCAAATGAGCCAGAGACGTGGGCAGCGAGGCAGGACGAGACCGACGAGGATCTGGACGACATGATCGAGTCGGGTCTGCTGATCTTGGCCCTCGGTGGACTGGCATATTTGGCGTATGTCAGACAGAACGTGCAGCTACAACTCAGAAGAGAGAGACGACAACAGGGCCAGACAcctcagcaacagcaggaAGACGATCAGCCGCAACGACAAGCGGCTGCACATCAGCCGAATCCGTGGGCTCCGTTGGGAAATGAACcgaatgctgctgctaacTTCCTTGCTGGGCTATAG
- a CDS encoding uncharacterized protein (related to glycosyl transferase, group 2 family protein), producing the protein MQSHGGLATLLGNLSAFIYGWTPMILLISYSVFSFFFFIVIPPIWQAVFFYVLLILQTLTALSVSTEAMQSIRPSVKTRRAFRKAAKEGWAETENGKPWPKIDVILVAYLPNEQDIIMRQLRYALREINYPSDRIMINLVYNTPKPIEPVESELRELEKAHARLRVIKVPNSTSKADNINYYLSLDYKCEIITLYDTDHYPDPNALRWVARRFLQGGIDIIQGRCCVYNYDETWLTRLVAAEFDMIYGVMHSGRAVMQGYGFFGGSNGHWNASLLKTLGMQKHMLTEDIDSSMRAIISGARIEYDLKVLSYELAPETVPALLKQRLRWAQGWTQVAFRHALPAIRRGAYSDDNGWRSRIGLFQLLVYREIYFYCNLSLFFILFSGLILSFPHQGLKAWFDDFGGFAISMWALAINLICLFVTICITLKNRSNFTHPMGIVAFGLLAPFYYTIVSFTSIFCHFREFIKFEKWNPTARGTKKP; encoded by the coding sequence ATGCAATCCCATGGCGGCTTGGCCACATTACTGGGCAACTTGTCTGCCTTTATCTACGGTTGGACGCCCATGATCCTCCTCATCAGCTACTCGGTCTTTAgctttttcttcttcatTGTCATTCCACCCATCTGGCAAGCGGTGTTTTTCTATGTGCTGCTAATTCTGCAAACCCTCACCGCCCTATCCGTTTCCACCGAGGCGATGCAGTCGATTCGACCTTCGGTCAAAACCCGACGAGCATTTCGCAAAGCAGCCAAGGAAGGATGGGCCGAGACAGAGAACGGCAAACCATGGCCCAAAATCGATGTGATCCTCGTAGCTTACTTGCCCAACGAGCAGGACATCATCATGCGACAACTTCGCTATGCTCTGCGCGAGATCAACTATCCCAGCGACAGGATCATGATCAACCTTGTCTACAACACGCCCAAACCCATCGAGCCAGTCGagagcgagctgcgagagctcgaaaaggccCACGCGAGGCTGCGCGTCATCAAGGTGCCCAACTCGACCTCCAAGGCGGACAACATCAACTACTACCTCTCGTTGGATTACAAGTGCGAAATCATCACGCTCTACGACACTGACCACTATCCAGATCCCAATGCACTGCGTTGGGTTGCACGCAGATTCCTGCAAGGCGGCATCGATATCATCCAGGGTCGCTGCTGTGTCTACAACTACGACGAAACTTGGTTAACCAGACTAGTAGCTGCCGAATTTGACATGATCTACGGTGTCATGCACAGCGGAAGGGCCGTGATGCAGGGCTACGGCTTCTTTGGTGGCTCCAACGGTCACTGGAACGCCAGTCTGCTCAAAACTCTGGGAATGCAAAAGCACATGTTGACCGAGGATATTGACAGCTCGATGCGAGCCATCATCTCGGGAGCTCGCATCGAGTACGACCTCAAGGTGCTCTCCTACGAACTCGCGCCTGAGACGGTTCCAGCCTTGTTGAAACAGCGCCTGCGATGGGCACAGGGTTGGACCCAGGTGGCCTTCCGACACGCTCTACCAGCGATTCGCAGAGGAGCCTACTCGGACGACAATGGCTGGAGGTCTCGTATCGGTCTCTTCCAGCTCCTCGTCTATCGAGAAATCTACTTCTATTGCAACTTGAGTCTCTTCTTTATCCTCTTCTCGGGTCTCATCCTCAGCTTTCCTCACCAAGGCTTAAAGGCTTGGTTCGATGACTTTGGAGGCTTTGCTATCTCGATGTGGGCACTCGCCATCAACCTGATCTGCCTTTTTGTGACCATTTGTATTACCCTCAAGAATCGTTCGAATTTCACCCACCCGATGGGCATCGTTGCTTTCGGCTTGCTAGCACCGTTCTACTACACCATAGTCAGCTTTACCTCCATCTTCTGCCACTTTCGCGAGTTCATCAAATTCGAAAAGTGGAACCCTACAGCGAGGGGAACAAAGAAGCCATAG